The sequence GCGAGGTGACGCTCGGCACCGCGTGCGCGATGGCGGTCGGCTGGACGATGTCGCAAATCGAGCGGCGCTGGTTCGCCAAAAGCTGAAGCCGCGACGGGAAGCCCAAAATGGGCCGCCGCGCGCGCGGAAATGACGGCGCGGCACGAGGCCGCATCGGCTCGCATCGCGCGGCAACCTGACGGATGCCCGCCCCGATGCCGCGCTGGTGCCGCGCTGGTGCCGCAATGAAGCCGCAATGGAGCTGCCAGTCCGATCCCGAGCCGCCCGGAACCGGAACGTGCGCGGCGCTCGCCCCGCCCGCCCCGTGCGGATCGCGCGAAGGCCCGCGTGCGGCGCGCCGCGCGCCGGCCGGCTTACGGCCCGATCTGCAGGATGACGCCCGTCGAAATGCGCACGAGCAGATAATCGCCGCCGATCCCGACCCAGTGATAGCCGCGCGGCGGCGGCGACAGGCGGTAGCCGCGCCAGTCGTCGATCACGTACTGGCGGTCCCGGTATTCGTCAGGCAGACGATCGCCGCGACGCCATGCGGCGTTTTCGTCGCCGCGATGCTCGCCGGGACGCGGGCCGCCTTGATCGCCGCGCTCGCCGTGATTGCCATGATCGCGGCCGTAATGCTTGCCGGGAGGCGGCCCATGACGCTCATCGCCCGGCCCGCCCGGGCCGTGCGGTTGAGCGACGGCGAGCGACGACACGAGCGCGCCGGCGGCGACCATCGAAATCCACAACATGCGATGTGCTTTCATCGAATCTCTCCGTGAAAAGGCGCAACCGGCCGTTGGCGCCGGGGCGCATAGAAAAAGGTAGCACATCGCGGCTGATCCGCCCGGAATTGCGGGTCGTGATGAAAAATAACGTGAGGCGCCGCAAACCGCGTACGATTCGGCCATGCGGCTGCCGTTGCGGGCCGCCCGATCGTTCTTTCGCCCCCGCCTTCCGCGCATCCGGACAATCAGGCCCTCCGATTCCTCGGGGCCACCGCCTCGCTTGCCCCGCTCGATCCGCTCGATCCGCTCTATCCGCTCTATCCGCTCTATCCGCTCTATCCGCTCTATCCGCTCTATCCGCTCTATCCGCTCGTCCATTCGATCCGCCCATCCAGCTCGATGCGCCGCGGCCTCGTGAGCCGCCCCACGCGGCGAGCCGCGCCCCCGCTTGCGCGACATCGCGGGCCGCCACGCGCCGCGCGGGTATACTCGCGCTCACTCTCAACACCCGCCTCGCACCAACCCATCGCTTTCATGGCAGAACCCACTCTCGGCGTCGCCCTCATCGCCCTCAACGCCGCGGCCCGGCTAGCCGAATGTCTCGACGCGCTGTCGTTCGCCGATGACGTCGTCGTCGTCGACGGCGGCAGCACCGACTCGACCGTCGAAATCGCGAAGGCGCACGGCGCGCGCGTGATCGTCGCCGCCGACTGGCCGGGGTTCGGGCCACAGAAGAATCGCGCGGTCGCCGCGCTCGACACCGACTGGGTTCTGTCGATCGACACCGACGAGATCGTCACGCCCGAACTCGCCGCGTCGATCCAGGCGGCGATCCGCGCGCCGCGCGCGCAGGTCTACGCGCTCGATCGGCTATCGAGCTTCTGCGGCAGCTGGGTGCGCCATAGCGGCTGGTATCCGGATTGGGTGCCGCGCCTCTTCCAGCGCGAATCGGCGCGCTTTTCCGACGATCTCGTCCACGAGCGGCTCGTGTTCGACGGGCCGTCCGCGAGGCTCGACGGCCAACTGCTCCACTATTCGTACGAGGACTTCGAAACCGTGCTGCGCAAGCTCGACGCATATTCGAGCGCAGGCGCGGCACAGCGGCGCGAGGCGGGCAAGCGCGGCGGATTCGCGAAGGCGCTCGGCCGCGCCGCATGGGCGTTCGCGCGGACGTATCTGCTGCGGCGCGGCTTCCTGGACGGACGGGCCGGCTTCATGATCGCCGTGTTCAATGCCGAGACGGTCTACTACCGCTTCCTGAAGCTTGGACATCCGCGGCCGGAGAAGGCGGGCAACTGAGGCGCGCACGAGCGACGCCCGCGACGTCACTGGAGCAAGCGCGCCGGGGAAATGGCGTCGGCAGGAAACGACGCCGCATCGCGTGAAGCCGCCTCAGGCGCGGCGCGAAGAATCGGCGCCGGCACATTGTCGCCGGGCCAAGCGCGACAAGCCATTGCGTCGGTCGCGTCGGTCTACGGTCTACGGTCTGCGGTCTGCGGTCTACGGTCTACGGTCTACGGTCTACGGTCTACGGTCTACGGTCTGCGGTCTGCGGTCTGCGGTCTGCGGTCTGCGGTCTGCGGTCTGCGGTCTGCGGTCCGCACATTACAACGCTTCGCCGACCATGCCGCATATGCATGGCGCCAATCGCGAACGTCGCGCCGGCGCGGCCGCGCGTTGCGTGCCGCCGCGCGCCTGATCGGCTGCGCCCGCCGAACGAACCGCGTCGGCAAGATTCGCCGATGCTTCGCCGCGTCGTCCCGGTTATGCGAGGCGCGGCAGACGTGCCCCTACTTCCTCGCGCCGAGCCGGCTGACGTCGACCGGCACCGCGCCGTCGGCCTGCGCGTGCGCCGCGCCGAGACCGAGCATGTCGGTCGCGACGCCGATCGCGCGCGCCGACGACAATTCCGTCAAGCATCGGCTCCAGCTTTCCAGATGACGGTCGCAGCCTTCGAGCTTGCACGGCACGCAGTCGCCTTCGCCCTGCAACAGATAGACGTTGCCGCGCCGCCCCGAGCCGCGCAGCGGCCACGGCTCGTTGCCGGCCGGCCAGTGCGCGGGCCATGGGCCCCAGCGCGTCGGATTCGACGGCCCGAACAACGCGATCGTCGGAACGCCGCAGGCGGCGGCGACATGCGTCGCGCCGGTGTCCGGGCCGATGAAGAGCCGCGCGCGCCGGAACATTTCGGCGCTCTCGCCGAACGACAGCTCGCCCGCCATGTTCAGCACCGGCTCGCCCGACGCCCGCGCGATCCGCGCCGCGTAGTCGCGCTCGGCCTGCGCGGGGCCGCCGCTCAGCGCGACCGCGAAGCCCCGGCTGCGCGCCCAGCGTACGAGATCGACCCAGCCGTCCTCGCGCCACTGCTTGTAGCGGAACATCGGATACGGATGCAGCACGACGTACGGCTCGCCGCGCGTGAGCGCGGGCGTCGCGTACAGCTTCGCGTCGAAGCGCGCGCGCGCGGCGGGATCGTCGCCGATGCCGGGCGCGACGACGTCGGCGCACGGCGTCGCGCCCAGCGCGCCGGCAAGCGACAGATTGCTCGTGACGGTATGCACGTCGCGATGCGCGTCGAGCACGATGCCGTTCAGGATGAAGCGCGTGAGCCACGTGAGCCGGTCGGGATCGACGAGCCCGATCCGCTTGCGGCCCGCGAAGAACGCGTAGAAACGCGCGCGATCGGAGTTGATCGCCGCGCAAGCGAGGTCGTACTTGCGCCAGATGCGCAGCGCGTCGGCGATGCGCTCCTTCGGCCGCGCGCGCTGCGCGACCGTGATCACGCGCCGGATGTCGGGATTGTGCTCGAGCACGCCTTCGGTGCCGCGAAACACGATCATGTCGATCTGCGCGTCGGGCCAGCGCGCCTTCAGCGAGCGGACGAGCGGCGTCGTCAGCAGCACGTCGCCGAGGCGGCGCGTACAGGACACGAGAATGGTGCGCGGCGGCCGGGGGAGCGTCAACGAAGCGGTCACGGTGAAGGCAGGAAGAACGGGCGACTGGACATTTTAGCGAATTCGCGTCGCACGCCCATGCGACGCGAGCGAACTCACGCCCGCTCGAGCAGTTGCGCGGCGAGCGCCTGCATGCGCGCGTTCGCCGCGCGCGGGCCGAACGATTCGACCTTGTGCGCCGCATGCGCGACGAGCGACGCGCGCAGCGCGTCGTCGGCGAGCATCCGCTCGATCGCGTCCGCGAGCCCATCGGCGTCACCGGGCGAGACGAGCAGCCCGCCGCGACCGCCGTCGAGCAGGTCGCGCGGCCCCGTCGGACAATCGGACGAGATCACCGGCGTGCCGAGCGCCATCGCCTCGCCGAGCACCATCCCGAAGCCTTCGTAACGGCTGCTCAGGATCAGCATGTCGGCCGCGCGCACGTACGGAAACGGATTCGCGCAAAAACCCGTGAACCGCACCGCGTCGTGCAACCCGAGCTCGCCCGCGAGCCGCTCGAGCACGCGGCGGTCCGGACCGTCGCCGACGAGCACGAGGCGCGGCGCGTCGGCGCGGCGCGCCCGCACTTTCGCATACGCGCGCAATAAGGTCCGATGATCCTTCTGCCCTTCGTCGAGCCGCGCGACCGACACGATGAAGCGCCCGTCCGGCAGCTCGGCCGGCTCGTCCGCCCGCGCGCGCAGCGCCGCCGGATCGATCACGTTCGGCAGCGCGGTGACGACGACGCGAGTATTCGCGAAGAGCGGTTCCGCCTCGCGCCGCATGTCGGGCGTGAGCACGGCGAGTGCCGCATATCGCTCGTACTGGCGTACGCGCCGCGCCATGTACGACGCGCTCTTGTCGCCGAACCGCGCGGCGAAGCTGTAATGGCTGACGCCGATCCACGGCGCACCGCCCTGCCCGGCGATGCGGCGCAGCGAGAAATCGAAATCGCAGACCACGTCGTAGCTGCGCGCGAGCCTCAGGAAGCGGCGGGCGACGATCGGGCGAATCAACCCATGCGTCGACGCCTTGTGCAGCAGCTTCTCGCCGCCGCGCAGCTTTCGCCCGCGCTCGCGCTGGTGGAGCGCATGCATCCATCGCTCGGGAGCGAGCACCTGCAGCGCAACGTCGGGCGGAATCGCCTTCGCGCACCACGTCGTCAGATCCTGCGTCGGATACGTGACCGACAGCCCGACCTCGAACACGCTGCGGTCGAGCGCGTTCAGCCAGCCGAGCAGCGCGGTCTCGGTGCCGCCTCGGCCGAAATCGT comes from Burkholderia savannae and encodes:
- a CDS encoding RcnB family protein, which codes for MKAHRMLWISMVAAGALVSSLAVAQPHGPGGPGDERHGPPPGKHYGRDHGNHGERGDQGGPRPGEHRGDENAAWRRGDRLPDEYRDRQYVIDDWRGYRLSPPPRGYHWVGIGGDYLLVRISTGVILQIGP
- a CDS encoding glycosyltransferase family 2 protein — translated: MAEPTLGVALIALNAAARLAECLDALSFADDVVVVDGGSTDSTVEIAKAHGARVIVAADWPGFGPQKNRAVAALDTDWVLSIDTDEIVTPELAASIQAAIRAPRAQVYALDRLSSFCGSWVRHSGWYPDWVPRLFQRESARFSDDLVHERLVFDGPSARLDGQLLHYSYEDFETVLRKLDAYSSAGAAQRREAGKRGGFAKALGRAAWAFARTYLLRRGFLDGRAGFMIAVFNAETVYYRFLKLGHPRPEKAGN
- the rfaQ gene encoding putative lipopolysaccharide heptosyltransferase III; protein product: MTLPRPPRTILVSCTRRLGDVLLTTPLVRSLKARWPDAQIDMIVFRGTEGVLEHNPDIRRVITVAQRARPKERIADALRIWRKYDLACAAINSDRARFYAFFAGRKRIGLVDPDRLTWLTRFILNGIVLDAHRDVHTVTSNLSLAGALGATPCADVVAPGIGDDPAARARFDAKLYATPALTRGEPYVVLHPYPMFRYKQWREDGWVDLVRWARSRGFAVALSGGPAQAERDYAARIARASGEPVLNMAGELSFGESAEMFRRARLFIGPDTGATHVAAACGVPTIALFGPSNPTRWGPWPAHWPAGNEPWPLRGSGRRGNVYLLQGEGDCVPCKLEGCDRHLESWSRCLTELSSARAIGVATDMLGLGAAHAQADGAVPVDVSRLGARK
- a CDS encoding glycosyltransferase, producing the protein MTVPAAPATQAAAPAQNVAGPSARRVRILFHIDDFGRGGTETALLGWLNALDRSVFEVGLSVTYPTQDLTTWCAKAIPPDVALQVLAPERWMHALHQRERGRKLRGGEKLLHKASTHGLIRPIVARRFLRLARSYDVVCDFDFSLRRIAGQGGAPWIGVSHYSFAARFGDKSASYMARRVRQYERYAALAVLTPDMRREAEPLFANTRVVVTALPNVIDPAALRARADEPAELPDGRFIVSVARLDEGQKDHRTLLRAYAKVRARRADAPRLVLVGDGPDRRVLERLAGELGLHDAVRFTGFCANPFPYVRAADMLILSSRYEGFGMVLGEAMALGTPVISSDCPTGPRDLLDGGRGGLLVSPGDADGLADAIERMLADDALRASLVAHAAHKVESFGPRAANARMQALAAQLLERA